The genomic region TGACATCAGTGCCGATACCGTTATCCGTCTTTTTGACGATGTCCAAAATATCTACGGTATCAAAGAAGCGACGGGAAGCATCGAACGCACTATCGAACTTCTCTCACGCCGGCCGGAATTGAAAGTTTTTTCAGGCGATGATGCCATCGACTACGCTATCCTCGCGTGTGGCGGAGCGGGTATCACATCGGTCACCTCGAACCTCTTGCCGGATTTAAAAGCCCAATTGGTTGCCAAAGCGCTTTCAGGAGACTTGAGCGGTTCAAAAGCACTGAACGACACCCTTTTCCCGATCAATAAAGCGCTGTTTTTGGAATCCAATCCGGTGATGATCAAAGCGGCAATGTACATTGTCGGCCTCATCGATACCTTGGAATACCGACTTCCTCTCGTCGCCCCGAGTAATGAGAATATGAAAAAACTTGAATCTGTACTAAAAAATTATAACATTGTAGGAGCATAAAGAATGGCAAATATGAAAGGTAAAACACTCGTAATTACAGGAGCAACCAAAGGGATCGGACAAGCGATCGCAGAAAAATTTGCTCAGCAGGGTGTAAACATTGCTTTTACCTACAATTCCAACGGTGAAACAGCAGCTATTTTAGCCCAAGAGTGGGAGAGCAAATACGGCGTAAAAGCTCGTGCGTATCCTCTCAATATTTTAGAGCCGGATGAGTTTAAACCTCTTTTTGAAGCAATTGATGCCGATTTTGACCGTGTCGACTTTTTTGTCAGTAATGCAATGATCTACGGCCGTCCGGTTGTCGGCGGATACGGAAAATTTATGCGTCTCAAACCGCGTGGGCTTAACAACATCTACACCGCTACCGTCAATGCATTCGTTGTCGGAACCCAAGAAGCGGCAAAACGGATGGAAAAAGTGGGCGGCGGTGCCGTCGTAACGATGTCTAGTACCGGTAATCTTATCTACATCGAAAACTATGCGGGTCACGGAACCAATAAAGCAGCCGTTGAAGCGATGGCACGTTACGCAGCCGTAGAGCTCGGAGAGATGAACATCCGTGTTAATGCCGTATCAGGAGGACCGATCGATACCGATGCACTCAAAGCGTTCACCAACTATGAAGAGGTCAAAGCCGAAACGGTAAAACGCTCAGCACTTAACCGTATGGGAAGCCCTGACGACATCGCAGGTGCCGTTTATTTCCTCTGTACCGAAGAGGCGAGCTGGATCACCGGTCAAACAATCATTGTTGACGGTGGCACAACATTTAGATGATTAATATTCCCAATATCTTAGCCTTTATACGCCTTCTTATCGCTCCACTGATGTTTTGGATTATTCTTAATCCTCAAGTATTTACCGATGCCGGATGGGATATCAGCTGGAACTATTACATGGCATCGTTACTGTTTGTCATCGCCAGTACAACCGATTTTTTCGACGGTTATGTCGCACGTGAACTCGATCAAATTACCATCGTCGGGCAGATTCTCGATCCTCTCGCGGATAAAATGCTTACCCTCGCCGCTTTTTTGGGTTTAATGATGACCGGTGCCGCATCGGCATGGGCTATTTACATCATCATCGTACGTGAACTCTTCATCACTGGACTTCGTACACTCTCCCTCTCAGAGGGGATCGATATCAGTGCCTCATGGGCAGGCAAAGTCAAAACCGTTGCACAGATGATTGCGATCGGATTTTTGCTGATGCATTGGCCGTTTGGTGATGTTCTCCTTTGGATTGCGGTGGCATTAACCCTCTACTCAGGCGGTGAATACCTCGTCGGATTCGCCAAAGCATATCAATCCAAGGAGCATACAGCATGAGTTGGATAGCTGCCCTCCTCGTCCTCTCCGTTCTGATTTTTTTTCACGAATTGGGACACTATACTGCGGCACGATTGTTCGGTGTTTACGTTGAAGTCTTCAGCATCGGTTTCGGAAAAAAACTGGCCTCATTCCGCTGGCTGAATACCGACTGGCAAATCTCGGCAATCCCTTTGGGGGGCTACGTCAAGATGAAGGGGCAGGATGATCTTGACCCGGGTGCTATCAGCTATGACGACGATAGTTATAACAGCAAGAAACCGTGGCAACGAATCATCATCCTCCTTGCCGGTCCGTTAGCCAACTTCGTTCTTGCATGGATCTTTTTTTATGCCATTGCACTCGGAGGGCCTCAAAGCCTTTCCCCTGTGATCGGAAACGTCCTCAAAGATTCTCCCGCATATACGGCAGGTCTTCAAAAAGGGGATGTTGTCCTTTCGATTAATAATGAAAAAATCCGCGAATGGAATGATCTTTCCGATAAGATCAAAAGTTCTGTCGGAACATTGACCCTCACCATTAAACGAAACAATTCGCTCCAAGACATCTATGTCACCCCGAAGATAACCGAATCGCAAAATATGTTCAAAGAAAAAATCTATAAGCCGATGGTAGGGATTGCCCCATCCGGTGCTACTCAAAGACTCGACCTCAATCCGATTGACGCACTCTCATATGCATCAAAAGAGACATACACCTCTTCTTTGCTCATTTTCCAAAGTGTTCAAAAACTGATTACAGGGGTTGTACCGGCGAAAGAAGTAGGCGGTGTCGTCAGTATCGTCAAAATTACTGCCGATGCAACGGCATACGGCTGGATGAGTCTCCTCTTTTTCTCGGCACTGATCTCTGTCAACTTAGGGGTGCTTAATCTCCTCCCTATCCCGGCGCTCGATGGAGGACATATCATGTTTAATCTTTATGAGATCATCCGTCGCAAAGCTCCGAGTGAAGCGGTAATGACTCAGCTCACGATCGGAGGATGGATAGTATTGCTCGGCCTTATGAGTCTTGGCCTTTATAACGATATTACGAGGTTGATGCAATGACGACACTGGAACAAAAACTTCACTTTGACACAATTATTGAGCGGGTTGAAAAAGCCCGTTTACGGGTAAACGATCATCACATTGTCAAAATTGTCGCTGCGAGCAAATACGTTGATGCAGAAGCGATCAAATCGCTTTACGAAATCGGTCAACGGGCTTTTGGAGAAAATAAAGTTCAGGATCTGATGAGCAAAAGTGAAGCGTTGGATGCCTTACCCATCGAATGGCATTTTATCGGTACACTTCAAAAAAATAAAATCAATCATCTCTTGAGTGTGCGGCCTCATCTGCTTCATTCCATTGACTCTATAGAACTTGCCCATGCACTCAATGAGCGTCTTGAACGAGACAATATGACATTGCGCGCTTTGGTTCAGGTCAACTCAGCCTATGAAGAGTCGAAAAGCGGCTTCCTTCCGGAAGTATTTCACGAAAATTACACCCGCATCCTTGAAGAGTGCCCGCGGCTACATCTGCAAGGAATCATGTCCATCGGGGCACATGTCGATGATCCGAAAATCGTTGCCAAAAGTTTTGAAATAACACGACAAATTTTTGATTCACTTCCGGGTGCAACTATCTGTTCCATGGGAATGAGCAGCGATTTTGAGCTGGCAATCGAATGCGGTTCCAATATGGTTCGCTTAGGGTCCGTTCTCTTCCCAAAAGCATAAAAAATACGCTTTTTTTCGATCTTTTATCATCATAAAAAACTCACAGCTATGCTATAATCTCCCATCATAAGGGGCAAAGGGTATAGGTGAAAAAGATCAAACAACGAGCGATACTCTATGCCATGGGGCTGATTGTATTACTCGTAGTGATTTTTATTTCAACTATAATCCAAGACAAAAAAAAGGTACTCGATGAGAAAACTTCCGCTCATCGATCACTGCTTCAAAACGCATTTGATTTATCCCTCCTCGATACCGAAAAAGGACTCAGTGATTTAGCCTGTAAAATCTCTTCCAACCGTGACATCGTCGATGCTTTCGCAGCACGTGACCGAGAAGCCCTCTACCGTCTTACACTCCCCTATTTCCAAGAAGCGAAAAGACGGGGAGAAATCGATATGAGCGGGTTTGTCGGAGCAGACGGCGCCCATTTTTTACGGATGCAAGATCCCCAAAAATACGGAGACAATATTCTTAAAAAACGGCCTCTTTTGGCCTATGCCCTTAAAACCAAAAAACCGATTACCTCCTTGGACGTCACCATCTATGACGTTGCGTTGGTCACTATCATCCCTATCTTCAAAAACGACACCTTCATAGGGATTATCCAAACGGTAGCTAAAATCGATCGAGTCCAAAAACGACTTGATGTCCATTCCGGGATCAAAAGTGCTATCGCGTTCAATACCCAAAAACTTAAAATGGTATTGCCGGATGATCAAAAAATCAGCTACAGCGGATTTTCACTCGTCTCATCCAATGACCCTCTATTTGAGCATCTTCCTTCAACATTTAGTTTCCATCAAAGCAATCGATACGAAATCAATAATTTGGATTATGTCATCGCGTCACGTTCTCTAAGCAATTATCAAAATGAGACGATCGCAATGATGATTTGCGCGTTCGATATTACCAATGACGTTAAAGAGTACAATGCAGAGATACGCAATCTTCTGATCATAAGTCTTATTTTACTCACGGTTGTAGCCATCGTACTTCATTTCGGGTTTAGAATTTTAATTCGCCGCATCGACCGTGATGCCAAAATCACCCGGGAACTGAATCACAAGTTGGAGCATCAGCTCCATACCGATCATCTTACGTCTCTTCCTAACCGTAATGCCCTAATCCGAGACATCCACTCTACCCGTTTTTACGCGCTTATTTTATTAAATATCGATAATTTTAAAGAGATCAATGACTTTTACGGCCATGCAATCGGAGATGAAACCCTCTTGGCATTGAGCCGATCGATCCATGAAGCCATTCAAAAATACCCGATGAAACTCTATAAAATGCCGTCGGATGAATACGCCATTGTTATTACAGAACCTATGAGTTCTCTGCAGCTCGAAGTCTCACGTACCGATATTGTTCACTATCTGCAATCCAAATATTATGATGTACACGGTGCCAGCATCTATGTCGCTTTAACGATGGGAATGGATATCTCAATGCGCAGCCGCAATACGAACAGTCTTTTGGCTAATGCCGATATGGCTCTGAAAGCGGCTAAAAAAAGGCACCTCAGCTATATGCTCTATGATGAAACGATGCAAATCAAACAAGAGTATCAAAATAATATTTTCTGGAGTAAAAAAGTTAAAGAAGCGATCGAAGAAAAACGTTTTTGTCTCTATTATCAGCCAATCATCGATCCTAAAAACGGAGATATTGTCGAGTATGAAGCGCTTATTCGTATGATTGACAGCAACGGTTCGACGATCCCGCCGAGCTATTTCCTCCCTGCTGCAAAACAATCGCGCCTTTATCCGTTAATTTCCCAATTCGTCGTAACTGAAGTGTTCAAAATGTTGGAGAGTACTTCCCATCATTACTCCATCAACCTCTCCGTAGATGATATTTTCGACAAACCTACAAAAGAATTTATAATCCATAAACTCCGTACCTCTGCACATGCAAAACGGTTGATTTTTGAACTCTTGGAGAGTGAAGGGATAGAAAATTACCAAGAGGTCTCAACGTTTATCGCAGAAGTAAAACAATACGGCTGTCGGATTGCAATCGATGATTTCGGTACGGGCTATTCGAACTTTGCCCACATCTTGCAGCTGGATGTCGATATTCTAAAAATCGACGGTTCTTTGATCCGTAACATCGATAACGATCCGAATGCGCAAACCGTCCTTATCGCAATCACAGAGTTCTCTAAACGTTTGGGACTTAAAACGGTCGCAGAATTCGTCCATTCCGAAGCCGTCTACAACAAATGCAACGAACTCGGAATCGACTATTTGCAAGGGTATTATATCAGCGAACCAAAACCGTTAGGATGAGAGGGTAATACGAAATCCTTTTCGGGTTCCCTCGCATAACGTTATCTCGCCTCCGTGCGATTCGGCAATGTTCTTAGCCAATACCAGCCCCAAGCCGTTCCCGCGTTCTTTGGTACTTTTAAATGCCTCAAACAGCCACTTTTTATTCTCGATCTCAATACCGGAATCATAAATTTCGAAAGTATGCACAGGTCCCTCTTGATGATGGACAATTTCGATCGTACCCTCATCTTCTTCATCCAGCTCAATCGCATCGATCGCATTAAAGACAAAATTGGAAAAGAGCATACTCAGCAGATCCAAATCCCCTATGAGATCAAAATCTTCCTCAGGGAAGATAAACTCAATTGGTTTGGCATAGCTGTAATAGCCGATAGCACTTTGCAGTGCTTCACGGATTTGCCACCATTTGAGAGCGTTTTTTTGCGCACTGACCCCTTTTGAAAACATCAGAGTCGCTTTGATAATCCGCTCAATACGATACAGCGATTTTTGAATCTCTTCCACGATAGGACGATTTTCAGGCAGTACCCTCTTGATCAGCGTGGATGCAAGCAGCGCGATAGAGCCTATCGGGTTACGGATTTCGTGGGAGAGATGAGCCGCCATTTGCCCCATTGTGGCGAGATTTTCTTTCCGTTTTTGTTCCGTGATATCCGTTGCGCTCAAAAGATGCTTTTCATTGTGGTGTGCTGATTTGATCAGGAAGGAGCGTTCTTTGAAGTTTACTTCGTAGTCCTCTTCTCCGTAGCGAAGTGTCTCAAATAAAGAGTCAAGCTCTTTTGCCTGTGAATTTTGCAGAAAGATCGAACCGTCTGGTTCAACGATCCAAATCGCATTGGGAAGAAATTCGATCACCTGCTCAATCGTCGATTGCAGAAACTCATATGATTGGCGCAATGCCACGTATTCTTCTTCGACCTTGTACGTTTGATCGATAAGGGCTTTTAGCTCACTGGGAGAAATCGTATCACTCATCAGAAGTCGCCCAGATGCATTAAAATGCGATAGAGCCCGTACGCGTCATTGACACCGGAAAGCTCACGAATCGAGTGCATAGCAAGTGTAGGAACCCCCACATCAATCGTTTCCACCCCGAGACGTGTCGACGTTATCGGCCCGATCGTCGAACCGCATCCCAAATCGCTGCGCGTCACAAACGTCTGCGTCGGTACGTGCAGTGAATGCGCACATTGCACAAAGCGCCCCATCGTACGTGAACTGGTCGCATAACGCTGATTTGAATTGATTTTGATCGCAACACCCTGATTGAGTATCGGAGCATGTTCGCTATCATGTTTGGACGGAAAATTCGGATGCTGTGCATGGGCGTTGTCACATGACACCATCACTGAACGGCGCATAAGGGTAGTAAATGACTCTCCCGCGATTCGGCGCAAAGTCTC from Sulfuricurvum sp. harbors:
- a CDS encoding EAL domain-containing protein; this encodes MKKIKQRAILYAMGLIVLLVVIFISTIIQDKKKVLDEKTSAHRSLLQNAFDLSLLDTEKGLSDLACKISSNRDIVDAFAARDREALYRLTLPYFQEAKRRGEIDMSGFVGADGAHFLRMQDPQKYGDNILKKRPLLAYALKTKKPITSLDVTIYDVALVTIIPIFKNDTFIGIIQTVAKIDRVQKRLDVHSGIKSAIAFNTQKLKMVLPDDQKISYSGFSLVSSNDPLFEHLPSTFSFHQSNRYEINNLDYVIASRSLSNYQNETIAMMICAFDITNDVKEYNAEIRNLLIISLILLTVVAIVLHFGFRILIRRIDRDAKITRELNHKLEHQLHTDHLTSLPNRNALIRDIHSTRFYALILLNIDNFKEINDFYGHAIGDETLLALSRSIHEAIQKYPMKLYKMPSDEYAIVITEPMSSLQLEVSRTDIVHYLQSKYYDVHGASIYVALTMGMDISMRSRNTNSLLANADMALKAAKKRHLSYMLYDETMQIKQEYQNNIFWSKKVKEAIEEKRFCLYYQPIIDPKNGDIVEYEALIRMIDSNGSTIPPSYFLPAAKQSRLYPLISQFVVTEVFKMLESTSHHYSINLSVDDIFDKPTKEFIIHKLRTSAHAKRLIFELLESEGIENYQEVSTFIAEVKQYGCRIAIDDFGTGYSNFAHILQLDVDILKIDGSLIRNIDNDPNAQTVLIAITEFSKRLGLKTVAEFVHSEAVYNKCNELGIDYLQGYYISEPKPLG
- a CDS encoding enoyl-ACP reductase — its product is MANMKGKTLVITGATKGIGQAIAEKFAQQGVNIAFTYNSNGETAAILAQEWESKYGVKARAYPLNILEPDEFKPLFEAIDADFDRVDFFVSNAMIYGRPVVGGYGKFMRLKPRGLNNIYTATVNAFVVGTQEAAKRMEKVGGGAVVTMSSTGNLIYIENYAGHGTNKAAVEAMARYAAVELGEMNIRVNAVSGGPIDTDALKAFTNYEEVKAETVKRSALNRMGSPDDIAGAVYFLCTEEASWITGQTIIVDGGTTFR
- a CDS encoding YggS family pyridoxal phosphate-dependent enzyme, which gives rise to MTTLEQKLHFDTIIERVEKARLRVNDHHIVKIVAASKYVDAEAIKSLYEIGQRAFGENKVQDLMSKSEALDALPIEWHFIGTLQKNKINHLLSVRPHLLHSIDSIELAHALNERLERDNMTLRALVQVNSAYEESKSGFLPEVFHENYTRILEECPRLHLQGIMSIGAHVDDPKIVAKSFEITRQIFDSLPGATICSMGMSSDFELAIECGSNMVRLGSVLFPKA
- the dapA gene encoding 4-hydroxy-tetrahydrodipicolinate synthase; the protein is MNLVTGSTTALITPFKNGQLDEQKYAGLVQRQINNGIDAVCPVGTTGESATLTYDEDRRCMEIAVEVCRGTSTKVLAGAGSNSTAEAIEAAKTALKCGVDAIFSVAPYYNKPSQEGLYQHYKAIAESVPELPFMLYNVPGRTVVDISADTVIRLFDDVQNIYGIKEATGSIERTIELLSRRPELKVFSGDDAIDYAILACGGAGITSVTSNLLPDLKAQLVAKALSGDLSGSKALNDTLFPINKALFLESNPVMIKAAMYIVGLIDTLEYRLPLVAPSNENMKKLESVLKNYNIVGA
- a CDS encoding HAMP domain-containing sensor histidine kinase, with amino-acid sequence MSDTISPSELKALIDQTYKVEEEYVALRQSYEFLQSTIEQVIEFLPNAIWIVEPDGSIFLQNSQAKELDSLFETLRYGEEDYEVNFKERSFLIKSAHHNEKHLLSATDITEQKRKENLATMGQMAAHLSHEIRNPIGSIALLASTLIKRVLPENRPIVEEIQKSLYRIERIIKATLMFSKGVSAQKNALKWWQIREALQSAIGYYSYAKPIEFIFPEEDFDLIGDLDLLSMLFSNFVFNAIDAIELDEEDEGTIEIVHHQEGPVHTFEIYDSGIEIENKKWLFEAFKSTKERGNGLGLVLAKNIAESHGGEITLCEGTRKGFRITLSS
- the rseP gene encoding RIP metalloprotease RseP, whose product is MSWIAALLVLSVLIFFHELGHYTAARLFGVYVEVFSIGFGKKLASFRWLNTDWQISAIPLGGYVKMKGQDDLDPGAISYDDDSYNSKKPWQRIIILLAGPLANFVLAWIFFYAIALGGPQSLSPVIGNVLKDSPAYTAGLQKGDVVLSINNEKIREWNDLSDKIKSSVGTLTLTIKRNNSLQDIYVTPKITESQNMFKEKIYKPMVGIAPSGATQRLDLNPIDALSYASKETYTSSLLIFQSVQKLITGVVPAKEVGGVVSIVKITADATAYGWMSLLFFSALISVNLGVLNLLPIPALDGGHIMFNLYEIIRRKAPSEAVMTQLTIGGWIVLLGLMSLGLYNDITRLMQ
- the pgsA gene encoding CDP-diacylglycerol--glycerol-3-phosphate 3-phosphatidyltransferase, which translates into the protein MINIPNILAFIRLLIAPLMFWIILNPQVFTDAGWDISWNYYMASLLFVIASTTDFFDGYVARELDQITIVGQILDPLADKMLTLAAFLGLMMTGAASAWAIYIIIVRELFITGLRTLSLSEGIDISASWAGKVKTVAQMIAIGFLLMHWPFGDVLLWIAVALTLYSGGEYLVGFAKAYQSKEHTA